The segment CCGACCGGTAGGCAGGCCAGCAAAACCAACACCCCCGCAAGTAAAATCGCAGCTGAAACATAGGTCCGCTCAATCGTCTCTGTCGTATCACGCTTCAGCAGTTTCAGTTGCAATTCGCCCAGCGAAATCACATCGCTGAACATTCCTCCCAAACCTCTGGCCACGTTGGATGGCGGAAGCCGTCGAGAACTGTCCACCTTTTGCCGCCGGCGTCGGTCGTTAAACAATGTGTCGGCACTCATTTGTCTATTTCCTTTTCAAAATCAGGCCGGACACAATTCCGATCGCCAAACCTGCGGCAACAATCGTCATCGGTTTTGCGGCTGCGTAGTCTCGTACTTTGGACAGAATCTCGGATCCGAGCTGTAGCTGAGAATTGTCCTGATCAGACTCGCGTTGGTCGTCTCCGACGCGTCGGTCATCGTCTGAGAAACGGTTTTGGTATCTGGC is part of the Mariniblastus fucicola genome and harbors:
- a CDS encoding phage holin family protein, with product MSADTLFNDRRRRQKVDSSRRLPPSNVARGLGGMFSDVISLGELQLKLLKRDTTETIERTYVSAAILLAGVLVLLACLPVGMFAAVHLLHETLDTSIAMSFAIVVAASFSVGVMVTAIGFIKLKKAGNSFRRSQSEFSKNVDWLKQTLKRR